DNA sequence from the Alkalilimnicola ehrlichii MLHE-1 genome:
GACCTGCCCATCCAGGTGGCCCTGACCCTCGATCACCACGATGCCCACGTGGACTTCGCCGGCTCCGCCGACCAGGTGCGGGGCAACCTGAACTGCCCCTTATCGGTGGCGGCCGCCGCCGTGTTCTACGCCTTCCGCTGTCTGATGCCGGAGCAGACCCCGGCCTGTGCCGGTGCCTTCCGGCCTATCACCCTGAGCGCCCCCGAGGGCAGCCTGCTCAACGCCCGCCACCCGGCCGCGGTGGCTGCCGGCAATGTCGAGACCAGCCAGCGGGTGGTGGACGCGGTGCTGGGGGCGCTGGCGCCGGCGCTGCCGGACCGCATCCCCGCGGCCAGCCATGGCGGCATGAACAACCTGGCCATGGGGGCGCTGGCGGAGGACTCGCCCTGGGACTACTACGAGACCCTGGGCGGCGGCATGGGCGGCGGTCCCCACCATCGCGGCCGGTCGGGCGTTCAGGTGCACATGACCAATACCCTCAACACCCCCCTGGAGGCGCTGGAGATGGCCTATCCGCTGCGTCTGCGCCGCTATGCCCTGCGCCGTGGCTCCGGCGGTGCCGGGCGCCATCCCGGAGGCGAGGGGGTGATCCGGGAGTACGAGTTTCTCACCCCCGCATCGGTCACGCTGATCACCGAACGGCGCCGCCATGCCCCCTGGGGGCTACAAGGTGGCGCGCCGGGCGCGGTGGGCGAGAACCGGCTCAACGGCGAGCTGCTGCCGGGCAAGGTGCGCCTGGAGGTGGCGGCCGGGGACCGGCTCACTGTCATGACCCCCGGGGGTGGCGGCTGGGGCGGTTCATAGTGCTGTAACATTACTGCCTTTAAATAGCGGCCGTCGTTACCTGACGGGGATTGGATGCATGGCTGTCAATATACTGCTCGTGGAAGACGATGCGGCCGTTCGAGAGATGCTGCTGCTGCCGCTGCGGCGCGCGGGGTTCGAGATCACCGGCGTCGCTGATGTCGCCCAGGGCAAGGCGGCGCTTTTGGAGCGCGTGCCGGACCTGATCCTGCTGGACTGGATGCTGCCCGACGTCAGCGGCATCGATTGGGCGCGGGAGCTCAAGCGCGACCCCTTCACCCGCGATGTGCCGCTGATCATGCTCACCGCCCGTGGCGAGGAGGAGGACAAGGTGCGCGGTCTGGAGGTCGGCGCCGATGACTACGTCACCAAGCCGTTCTCGCCTCGGGAACTGATCGCCCGTATCCGGGCGGTGCTGAGACGGACGACGCCGGATGCCGGCGACCAACCCGTGGAGGTGGAGGGGCTGACCCTGGACCCGGTCAGCCACCGGGTGTCCGGCAACGGGCGGACCCTGGACATGGGCCCCACGGAGTTCCGCCTGCTGCACTTCTTCATGACCCACCAGGAGCGGGTCTATACCCGCGGTCAGTTGTTGGATAACGTTTGGGGTACCAATGTTTATGTGGAGGAGCGCACCGTTGATGTCCACATCCGGCGGCTGCGCAAGGTACTGGCGGAGTCCGGACACGACCATCTGGTGCAGACCGTGCGCGGTACCGGCTACCGGTTCTCGGCCCAGGTCTGAATGATGCAGGGAAACCCCTGGCCCCGGGTGCTGTCCCGCCTGTCCGCATTGTTCCTGCTGGCGGCCCTGGTCGGTTGGTGGGCGGAGGCGCTGAGCGAGGCGCTGTTGCTGGCGGCCCTGACGATGCTCGCCTGGGAAGGGTATAACCTCTACCGTTTTGAGGCCTGGCTGCGTAAGGGGCGGCAATTGGCACCCCCCGCCGCCCATGGGCTCTGGCGGCACCTCTTCGACGCCCTGTACCAGCGCCAGCAGCGCCAGCGCCAACGTCGGCGTAATCTGCAGCGCCTGATGGCCCGCTACCGGGACTCGGCCCGCGCCATGCCCGACGCCCTGGTGGTGCTTAGCGGCGACTACCGCATCGATTGGTGGAACCCGGCCGCCGCACGTTTGCTGGGGCTGCGCTGGCCCGGCGACAGCCACCAGCGGATCGCCAACATCTACCGCCATCCCGATTTCGTGGCGTTCCTCTCCTCCCGCAGTCCGGTGACCCGCGAGGTCAGCCTCCCGTCACCGTTGGACAGCCAGGTCTGGCTGGAAATCCGGCTGGTGCCCTATGGCACCGACCGCTACCTGCTGCTGGCGCGTGATGTCACCCACCTGCACCGGCTGGAGACCATGCGTCGGGACTTTGTGGGCAATGTCTCCCACGAGTTGCGGACGCCGTTGACGGTCATCTACGGCGTGGCGGAAACCTTGAACGAGGAGATGGCGGACGACCCCGAAGTTGGCGACATGCTGCGTTTGTTGCAGGAGCAGTCCGAGCGCATGCGCCGGCTGGTGGATGACCTGCTGCTGCTCTCCCGCCTGGAGACCGGTGCCACGCCCAGCCACCCGGAGTGGGTGGACATGCCGCGGTTACTGGAGGAACTCGTCGAGGACGGCAAGGCACTTTCGGGCAGCCGCCATCACCGTTTTGAGTTGACGTGCGAGCCGGGGCTGTTGCTGGAGGGGTGTGAGAGCGAGCTGCGCAGCGCCTTCTCCAACCTTATTTTTAATGCCGTTAAATACACCCCGGGGGACGGCTATATCGGCGTTCGGTGGTATGCCGACAAGGCGGGTGCCCATTTATCTGTCACCGACAATGGCATTGGGATACCGGCAGCTCATATCCCAAGGCTCACCGAGCGTTTTTACCGGGTGGACAGCGCCCGTTCCAAGGCCAGTGGCGGTACCGGTCTGGGGCTCGCCATCGTCAAGCATGTGCTCAATCGCCACCGGGCGCAGCTTACCGTGCGCAGTCAGCCGGGGCAGGGCAGCACCTTCATTTGTACCTTTCCCACCGCATTGCTGCGCCGGGCCGGCACCCGGACGGCCCGGCCTCCCGCAAGCTAGGGAACCGGACGAAGTTCATGGATTAAACCCTGAGCGCGTCGGCGTTTCTATAGCCGACCGGTTTCGATATAGTAACTTCCTACGGAGCACCTAAGCCTATAAGAAACTGCGTAACGGTCACCACGGCGCAAGGACGAATAAGCTGCTGCGACTCAGGACATTAGGGGCTATTATCCGATCCCTCTCCGGTATCACCACAGACCGGGGCCCATGCCTTTGGCGGTCAGCCGGGGCGCGCCGCTCCGGTTCGGCACTGGCTGGGCTAATGCTTGCCTGGGCACTGTTCAGCAGCGCCCAGGCGCTGGCCGAGCAGGAGCCGGTCTATTTGGTTGCCCACCCCGGGGTCGGCACCGAAGCGATCAGCCGGGATGCCGTTCGTGCCATGTTCGCGATGCGACAGCGCCATTGGCCGGACGGCACCAGCGCCCGGGTCTTCGTGCTCACCGAGGGTCACCCGGTCCACGAGCGTTTCGTGAAGGGCCGTCTTGATGCCTTCCCCCACCAGTTGCAATTGGCTTGGGACCGGGCCGTTTTCTCGGGCACCGGTCAGTCACCCCATCGGGTGGGTTCCCAGGCGGAGATGCATGAGCGCGTGGCCACCACCCCTGGCGCGCTGGGCTATCTGACAAGGGAGTACCTGGATGAGCGCGTCCAGATCATTGCGATTGAATAGGCGGGCTGCCGGTGGTCTGGCGGGCGTGTTGGCACTGGGGCTGAGCACCGCCGCCGCGGGGCAGGACATGCTGGACACCCTGCAACTGCACGGTTTTTTGAGCCAGGGCTGGGTCACTACGGACCACAACAACTTCTTCGGCCCCAGCCGCGACGGCGGCGGCAGCTTCAAGTTCACGGAGATCGCCGCCAACGCCTCGCTGCGGCCCCACCACGATCTGCTGCTTTCGGCCCAGGTGCTGAGCCGTCGGGCCGGTGGGGATGGTCGTGACGCCCGGCCCAAACTCGACCATGGGGTGGTGGACTACCAGTTCGTATCGTCGGCCAGCCGCACCCTGGGCCTGCAGGCGGGCCGCTTCAAGAACCCCTTCGGCCTGCACAACCAGACCCGGGATGTGCCGTTCGCGAGGCCGGGTATCCTGCTGCCGCAGTCCATCTACTTCGATCGTGCCCGCTCACTGGCCCTGGCGGCGGACGGCGGCACCGTCTACCTGGAGGAGCGCATCCCCGACGGTGGCGCGCTCCGGGCCCAGGTGGGTTTTGGCCGGGTCCAGGCGGACGACGACCTGGAGCGCACGCTGCGGCTGGACCCGGTGCCGGGCGGTATAGAGCCCCGGGACTCGGTGATTGGCCAGTTGCTCTATGAGCACGACGGCGGACGCATCATCGCTGCGCTCAGTGCGGCTCGCGTCAAGGCCCGCTTTGAGCGCGACGGTGCCCGTGATGGTCAGTTCGATTTCCAGCCCTGGATTGTCTCCTTCCAATACAACGAGGCCCTCTGGGACCTGACCGCGGAGTTTGCGGTGCGGGAGTCGAGCATGGAGGGATTGGCGGACATCGGCGCCGATTTCGACATCACCGGCGAGAGTTGGTATGTGCAATACACCCGTCGTTTTCACCCGGACTGGCAGTGGCTGATCCGCTACGACAGCCTGGTCAGCGACCGCAGTGACCGCTCGGGCCGGGACTTCGCCGCCGCCACCGGCCTGCCCGCCCATGCCCGCTTTGCCCACGACTGGACGCTGGGGCTGCGCTGGCAGCCCCATCCCAAGGTGCAGTTGGGCGCTGAGTACCACTATGTGGACGGTACCGGCTGGCTGCCCACTGAGGACAATCCCGATCCCTCCGACACCCGCCGGCGATGGAATATGCTGCTCATGCAGCTCTCGCTGCGTTATTGACGCCGTCGACCCGGTGACTGAAGGATGCGCATGAGCGAAACCGGAACCGCGCGACGCCGACTCCGCCTGGGCCTGACCTGGCGGGTCATCGCCCTGACCAGTCTGGTGCTGGTGGGGCTGGCAGCCCTGGTCACCGCGCATGGGCATGGCACCCTGGAGCGGCAGTTTCAGGAGGCCCGTGAGGCGCACCAGGCGCGCCAGCATCGCGAGATCCGCCTGGCGCTGGAGCGATCGGCGGAGGGACTGCGCGAGCTGGCGGCACTGGTGGCGTCGGCACCGGAGCTGGCCCGGGCCGTGCAGGCCGGTGATTCGGAGGGTGCGCACCGCGCTCTCGACGGGCAGTGGCCCACTCTGCAGTTGGAGGCCGGGGTGGAGCGTATCGGCGTCTACGCGCCAGACGGCACGCAGGTGGCCGCCCGCGGCGGGAGGCCCGCGGTCGCGCCGGAGGGGATCGAGCGCTGGCTGCATCAGGTCCGTCTGGACGACAGGCCACTGACCGCATTGATCTGCCAGGCGGGCTGTCGTCAGTTCAGCGTGGTGCCCATGCTGGTGGCGGGTGAGACCGCCGGTATGGTGATGCTGTCGCGCTCCCTGGTGGACCTCACCCGCCAGCTGCACGATGTCTCCGGCAGTGATGTGGCGCTGCTGCTACGCGGCGACACCATGGTGGATCAGGCAGGGGACATCCCCCGGTTGCCGGAGTGGGACGCTCATCTGCTCGCCCTCACCCGCAGTGAGGTGACCCTGCCCTGGCTGCAGGCCCTGGCCAGCGAGGTTAGCATGGAGGCCCTGGTAAGCGCCCCGCGGCAGATCGCGATCGACGGACGGGAGTTGGAGATCAACGCGGTGACGCTGGCCGAGCATGAGGCGCCCGGTGGCAGCGGCTACCTGCTGCTGATTACCGATATCACCCGCCAGCTGGATGTCATCCAGTGGCACACCCGCAACCTCTTCTTTATGGGGCTGGCCGGATGGCTCGTGGCGGAGGCGATCCTGCTGCTCATCCTGTGGCGTCCGATGCTGCGTCTGCGCCGCCTGGCGCAGGTCCTGCCGGGGCTGGCCGAGGGCGGCTTTCAGCGGGCGCGTACCGCCATTCCGGTCGGGCGCCCCCGGCTGGCCGATGAAATCGATCTGCTGGAGACCACCACGCTCGGTCTGGCCGATCAGCTGGAGGCCCTCGAGCGCGAGGTGCGGCGCCGGCGTGAGCAGGTGGTCTCCCAGCTGCGCGCCCTGGGGCGTGAGCGGGATTTCGTCAGCAGTCTGCTGGACACCGCCCGGGTCCTTATCGTGAGTCAGGACGCCGAGGGGCGGATCACGCTAATCAACGACTACGCCCAGGCGGCGTTGGGCCGTCGCGAGGATGAGTTGGTGGGCGCGCACTTTGACGCGGTCTTTCCGGGCCTGGTCCCCATCGGTCGTAACAGCGGCCTGCCTCGGGAGGAGGAGCGCCCGCTGCACAGCCCCGGCCGGGGGGAGCGGATCGTGGCCTGGTACCACGCCCCGCTGGCGGCGGAGGAGGGGCGGCCGGCGGGCCGCATCTCGGTGGGGCTGGATATCACCGAGCGCAAGGCCGCGGAGGCGCGGCTGATCTGGCTGGCCCAGCGTGATCCGCTGACCGAGCTCTACAACCGCCGTTACTTTCAGGAGGCCCTCGACAGGGCGTTGGCCAAGGGGGTGCACGGGGCGGTGCTGCTGATGGACCTGGACCAGTTCCGGGATGTCAACGAGCTGAGTGGCCACCACGCGGGTGATGAGCTGTTGCGGTTGGTGGCCGGGACGTTGCTGGATCATCTGGAGCACCGGGGCGTGATCGCCCGCCTGGGCGGCGACGAGTTTGCACTGCTGCTGGAGGAGACGGATGCCGACGCGGCGGTCTCCGTGGCCCAGTACATGGTCAAGCTCCTGGAAGACCTGGGCCTGAGTATCGGCGAGCGCCGCCACCGGGTCAGCGCCAGCATTGGCATTGTGCTGTTCCCCGAACATGGCGAAACCCCGACCGATCTGATGGCCAGTGCCGATGTGGCCATGTACAAGGCGAAAGAGACAGGGGTCCAGCGCTGGCACCTGCTCCACGCCCTGGACCACGCCAAGGGCGAGCTGCAGGAGCGGGTCTATTGGGTGGAGCAGTTACACCAGGCGCTCCAGGGTGATGCCTTCGAGCTCATGGTGCAGCCCATCGTGCGGCTGCGGGACCGCAGTGTGCGCCACTACGAGGTGCTTGTGCGTATGCGCGATCCGTCCGGTGAACTGCTGCTGCCCGGCCGGTTCATCCCCTTCGCCGAGCACAGTGGCCAGATCGTTCAGCTGGACCGCTGGGTGCTGCGCGCGGCCCTGAAGGTGCTCCGCCGGGTGCAGTCACAGGGTATTGGCCTGGCAGTGAACCTGTCGGGGCAGTCGCTCCACGACGATGGACTGACGACCTTCCTGGCGGACGAGCTCCGCGCCAGTGGTGCGGACCCGGAGCACCTGATACTGGAGATCACCGAGACCGCGGCGGTTACCGATTTTTCCACCGCCCGAGGGGTGTTGGAGGGCATCCGCGCCTTGGGTTGTCAGACGGCATTGGACGATTTCGGGGTCGGGTTCAGCAGCTTCCATTACCTGGGCCAGTTGCCGGTGGACTATATCAAGATCGACGGTAGCTTTATCCGCAGCCTGCCCCACAACGAGGACAGCCGGATTATCGTCAGGGCCATCGCCGACATTGCGGCCGGTTTCGGCAAGGCGGCCATTGCCGAGTTCGTTGACCAGGAGGTCCTGGTGCCGATGCTGCGTGACTACGGCATCGCTTACGGCCAGGGCTATCACCTGGGCCGGCCGGTGCCAGTGGAGGAGGCCTTCGGGCCAGCCTGAGCGGGCGGCGTCAGAGTGAAACGGTGACGGCGACCTCGTCCGCGGCCGGCAGGAAGGCGGCCGGTGCCCCGGTATGGGTTACGGTCAACCGGTGCATGGCGCGGGTGCAGGCCACGTAGAGCAGGTTGCGTTCCATGTCGGTGCGGTAGTTCTTCTCGCTGACCTCGGGGATGATCACCCGGTCGAACTCCAGCCCCTTGGCCATGTGTGCGGTGCAGACGATGATGCCCGGGGCGAATCCGCTGCTTTGTTCGGTGAGCAGTCGGATGCCTTCCAGCGTCTCGCTCAGCCGGTCGTGGGTCCGTTTGGCCTGCCTCTGGGTCTTGCAGATGATGCCCAGGGTGTTGTGGCCCGAGGCCTGGAAGTCCATTGCCTGTTCCTCGATGTGGGCCAGCTCCGCTTTGCGGGTCCGGCAGCGGACGACCCGCGGCGGCTCGCCGTGGCGCTCTATGGCCTCCAGCTCCGGGTTGGGGGCGATTTGCTGGGCGAATTGGGTGATCTCGTAACTGGAGCGGTAGCTCTTGGTCAGGCTGACCCGTGAGGCCTGCATGAAGGCCTGCTGAATCTGCTCGGCATCGGAGGCGCTGTAAGGGTTTACCGACTGATTGGCGTCGCCCAGGATGGTCTTGTTGCAGCGGAACAGCCGAGCGATCACCGCGTACTGTACCGGGGTATAGTCCTGCATCTCGTCAATCAGCAGGTGCTTGACGTACCGATAGGGCGAGCGGATGCCTTCCAGGCGCATCTTCAGGTAAATCAGCGGGAAGACGTCGGCGTACTCCAGCTTGCCCCTCTTTGCGGTTTTGAACAGCTCCGGCCGACCCAGCCAGGTGAAGAACTGTTTGTAGGTCTCGCGCAGGGTGGACTGGCGGATCATCCCCTTCACCGCCTCCCGCAGTGCCCGGCGGTCCTCCGGCATCAGGTCGTAGTTGTACTGGATGCCGAACTTCTGTTCGGTCTCCCGGACCACCTGGGCAATGCGCTCCGACATGCCCATATTGCGGTGCTTGCGGAAGATCTCCTCCAGCAACCAGCCGGGGATCAGCCGGCGGGCGATCCACAGGTCTTCGGCGACAAAGCGGTTTTCCTCCACGTGCGCCGCATACTCGCCGAGCTTTTTGAGGAACTCCGGGGAGGCCTTATAGCGCAGCCGCTCCTTCATTGCCTCGTCGTCGTTCTCCAGTAGCTCGGCGGTCTGCTCGAAGAAGGTCTGGAAGCGGTAGCGGCTTTCCAGCAGCTCGTCGGCCAGGGTCTCCATACCGATCTCATTCACCTGCTCCTCGCCCAGCTCCGGGAGCACGTTGGCGATGTAGTCAGCAAAGACCCGGTTGGGCGAAATGATCAGGATGTCCGTCGAGCTGAGGGTTTCCTTGAAGCGGTAAAGCAGAAACGCGATGCGGTGCAGGGCGATGGACGTCTTGCCGGATCCGGCCACCCCCTGGATGATCAGTGCCGGCGCCGTCTCGTTGCGGATAATGGCGTTCTGGTCGCGCTGAATGGTCGCGACGATATTCCGCATGCTGTCGTCGGAGCTGCGGGCCAGTTCCTCCTGGAGCACCTCGTCCACCACATGCAGGTTGCTGTCGATCATCAGCTCCATCTTGCCGTGGCGGATCCGGAACTGGCGCTTGAGCTGGACCTCGCCGTCCACCACACCGTCGGGCGATTCATACCGGGCCGGGCCGGTTTCGTAGTCGTAGAACAGGCTGGCGATGGGCGCGCGCCAGTCGTAGACCACGTTCTCCCCGCTGTTGTCGTCGTAGAAGTGGTGAATGCCGATGTAGATGGGGTCGGTCCCGGTTGCGCCGTCGGCGGCGAAGTCGAGGCGGCCGAAATAGGGGGCACGCTGGAGCTTCTTCAGCCGTTTCTGGCGGTCGAGAATGGTCTCACCGGTCATCACCGACTGCTCGATGGACTGGCGCGTGGAGATCTTCTCCACATGGTCCATATCCGCCCGTGCCTCCCAGAGGTATTCCTTCTGTTCCCGGACCTCCTCGGCGTAGGCGCGCAGGCGCCGGTCAGTGGCCTCCAGGGCGCGCTGCAGGCGGGCCATCACTTCGGCGAGACGGGCATGCTCTTCCTGCTCGGCAGGGGTTTGTGGTGCGTTCTCAGTACTCATGGGCGATCACGTCTTCTTCGGTGGGGCAGGGCGGCGAGCCGGCCCTGGGCCGGGGCCGGGGCCGATTATCCGGTCGTCCGCCGGCGGGGTCAAAGCCCGGTGGCAGCGGGGCTGTATTCAGCGGGCGGGAGCAACCCACCTAAGTAGCTTTACCGATGACAGTGCCACCCGCGTGCACCACAATTGGAAGTGGTCTGCCCGATGGGAGTCGCTGTCTGGAGGTGCCCATGGCGTTTCACACGCCGGACCCGAAGCTGCGTGCCGTGGAGCAGCGCAACGCCGAACTCCGTGCCCAGGCCTTCGCGGCGTGCTTCCGCTGGTTGAGGCGGGGCCTCAGCCGCGTCACCGCCCGGATGCACAGGGCGGTCTCTGTCCGTGCCCGCAAGCGTGGGCGAGGGCGGAACGGCGCCGCCGGCGGGGCGTGACCGGCAAGGGCGATGGGCCCTGGGCTGGCGACACAACCACGAGGTGCCCGATGGCGAATTCTAACGGCGTGGTCAGCGGCCCGCTCCCCTCCCGGCAGGATTACGTCCTGGAGGCCGTGCTAATGCTGTGCGCCATCTTACCGGTGATGGTGTCGTTGTACGTCAGCATGGCAACCGGTGAGGGGCACTGGTTTCAGCGCTCCGGGGCGCTGATGGTGCTCTTCTCCTTCGCTGTGGAGTTTCACCGCACGCGGGTCTTTGGGCGGGCGACGCAATGCGGCGATGACCAATGCGAGGTCGATGGGGCGACGATGCCGGCCCTGGCCCGGTTCTGGCGCTCGGTGCCCTACGCCTGTTATGCCTCCATTGTGCTGGGGACGTTGATCTGGAGCTACGGCGATCTCCTGTTCGGCTGAACTGGCAGATATTGGTCCGACAGCTACGGTTTATGGGCATACGGGCTCACTCCACCCGCTGTCACCGGAAACCACCGCGCATGATCTTCTCCGACGAACTGTCCAAGACGCAGGATGCCACCGCCCGACTGTTCGAGGAGCTTTACGACCCCGCCTTTCTCATCGATGTGGACCACGGCTGTTTCGCCGGGGCGAATGCCGCCGCCTGCCGTTATCTGGGCTACAGCAGTGACGATTTCCAGCGGCTGACCCCGGCCGACATCCACCCGCATGAGATCCCACGGCTGCAGGCCTTTCTCGCCCAGGTGCGCCGGGAGGGCCGTTGGGTCGCGGACGATCTCTCCTGCCGGGCGCAGGGCGGCTCACTGCTGCCTGCCCAGGTCCGCGCCTCCTGTATACGGATCGACAATCGGGAGTACATTCTCGCCATCGTGCGGGATCGCCAAGAGGAGCAACTGGCCGAGTTGGGCCGCTCCATCCGCAAGGTCACGCATGACCTGCGGAACACCATGGTGGCCTCCCAGTTGATGGGGGACCGGCTGGCGCGCCATCCCGACCCGCTGGTGCAACGCAGCGCGGAGATGATCCGCCGCTCGGTGCGGCGGTCGGTGCGCATGTGCGAGGCGATGCTGGAGGTGGGCAATGCCCGGGAACGAGCGCCGCAACTGGAGCGCTTCACCCTTGATGACGTGGTCGAGGAGGCCCGTGCGGCCATCGGTCCCGAGGAGGTGGCCCGGGCCTCACTGCAGGCGCCCGGTGCCGACGCCGTTGTCCTGGACGCCGATTTTGATCAGATCTTTCGCATCCTGCTGAACCTGGTCCGCAACGCGGTGGCTGCCGGCGCCCGACAGATCCAGGTGCAGGGCGGCCAGCATGCAGATACCG
Encoded proteins:
- a CDS encoding hydantoinase B/oxoprolinase family protein; translated protein: MDPIALSVFSSRMAAVCEEMGAVLRRTAFSPNIRDRLDFSCAVFDADGGLAAQAAHIPVHLGSMAYAMAGVIRRFDWQPGDMVVFNDPFLGGTHLPDVTLVSPLFVDGERVAFLANRAHHADIGAVTPGSMPLSTTLEEEGVLISPVRLYRAGRRDEAVLQRIVSRTRNPRQAGGDFAAQASSVSSGVHRLQELVGRMGMSEFRAALAALNDYAERLVRAALVDLPDGRWTFTDYLDDDGQGQQDLPIQVALTLDHHDAHVDFAGSADQVRGNLNCPLSVAAAAVFYAFRCLMPEQTPACAGAFRPITLSAPEGSLLNARHPAAVAAGNVETSQRVVDAVLGALAPALPDRIPAASHGGMNNLAMGALAEDSPWDYYETLGGGMGGGPHHRGRSGVQVHMTNTLNTPLEALEMAYPLRLRRYALRRGSGGAGRHPGGEGVIREYEFLTPASVTLITERRRHAPWGLQGGAPGAVGENRLNGELLPGKVRLEVAAGDRLTVMTPGGGGWGGS
- the phoB gene encoding phosphate regulon transcriptional regulator PhoB is translated as MAVNILLVEDDAAVREMLLLPLRRAGFEITGVADVAQGKAALLERVPDLILLDWMLPDVSGIDWARELKRDPFTRDVPLIMLTARGEEEDKVRGLEVGADDYVTKPFSPRELIARIRAVLRRTTPDAGDQPVEVEGLTLDPVSHRVSGNGRTLDMGPTEFRLLHFFMTHQERVYTRGQLLDNVWGTNVYVEERTVDVHIRRLRKVLAESGHDHLVQTVRGTGYRFSAQV
- the phoR gene encoding phosphate regulon sensor histidine kinase PhoR, with translation MMQGNPWPRVLSRLSALFLLAALVGWWAEALSEALLLAALTMLAWEGYNLYRFEAWLRKGRQLAPPAAHGLWRHLFDALYQRQQRQRQRRRNLQRLMARYRDSARAMPDALVVLSGDYRIDWWNPAAARLLGLRWPGDSHQRIANIYRHPDFVAFLSSRSPVTREVSLPSPLDSQVWLEIRLVPYGTDRYLLLARDVTHLHRLETMRRDFVGNVSHELRTPLTVIYGVAETLNEEMADDPEVGDMLRLLQEQSERMRRLVDDLLLLSRLETGATPSHPEWVDMPRLLEELVEDGKALSGSRHHRFELTCEPGLLLEGCESELRSAFSNLIFNAVKYTPGDGYIGVRWYADKAGAHLSVTDNGIGIPAAHIPRLTERFYRVDSARSKASGGTGLGLAIVKHVLNRHRAQLTVRSQPGQGSTFICTFPTALLRRAGTRTARPPAS
- a CDS encoding porin family protein, with the translated sequence MSASRSLRLNRRAAGGLAGVLALGLSTAAAGQDMLDTLQLHGFLSQGWVTTDHNNFFGPSRDGGGSFKFTEIAANASLRPHHDLLLSAQVLSRRAGGDGRDARPKLDHGVVDYQFVSSASRTLGLQAGRFKNPFGLHNQTRDVPFARPGILLPQSIYFDRARSLALAADGGTVYLEERIPDGGALRAQVGFGRVQADDDLERTLRLDPVPGGIEPRDSVIGQLLYEHDGGRIIAALSAARVKARFERDGARDGQFDFQPWIVSFQYNEALWDLTAEFAVRESSMEGLADIGADFDITGESWYVQYTRRFHPDWQWLIRYDSLVSDRSDRSGRDFAAATGLPAHARFAHDWTLGLRWQPHPKVQLGAEYHYVDGTGWLPTEDNPDPSDTRRRWNMLLMQLSLRY
- a CDS encoding bifunctional diguanylate cyclase/phosphodiesterase — translated: MSETGTARRRLRLGLTWRVIALTSLVLVGLAALVTAHGHGTLERQFQEAREAHQARQHREIRLALERSAEGLRELAALVASAPELARAVQAGDSEGAHRALDGQWPTLQLEAGVERIGVYAPDGTQVAARGGRPAVAPEGIERWLHQVRLDDRPLTALICQAGCRQFSVVPMLVAGETAGMVMLSRSLVDLTRQLHDVSGSDVALLLRGDTMVDQAGDIPRLPEWDAHLLALTRSEVTLPWLQALASEVSMEALVSAPRQIAIDGRELEINAVTLAEHEAPGGSGYLLLITDITRQLDVIQWHTRNLFFMGLAGWLVAEAILLLILWRPMLRLRRLAQVLPGLAEGGFQRARTAIPVGRPRLADEIDLLETTTLGLADQLEALEREVRRRREQVVSQLRALGRERDFVSSLLDTARVLIVSQDAEGRITLINDYAQAALGRREDELVGAHFDAVFPGLVPIGRNSGLPREEERPLHSPGRGERIVAWYHAPLAAEEGRPAGRISVGLDITERKAAEARLIWLAQRDPLTELYNRRYFQEALDRALAKGVHGAVLLMDLDQFRDVNELSGHHAGDELLRLVAGTLLDHLEHRGVIARLGGDEFALLLEETDADAAVSVAQYMVKLLEDLGLSIGERRHRVSASIGIVLFPEHGETPTDLMASADVAMYKAKETGVQRWHLLHALDHAKGELQERVYWVEQLHQALQGDAFELMVQPIVRLRDRSVRHYEVLVRMRDPSGELLLPGRFIPFAEHSGQIVQLDRWVLRAALKVLRRVQSQGIGLAVNLSGQSLHDDGLTTFLADELRASGADPEHLILEITETAAVTDFSTARGVLEGIRALGCQTALDDFGVGFSSFHYLGQLPVDYIKIDGSFIRSLPHNEDSRIIVRAIADIAAGFGKAAIAEFVDQEVLVPMLRDYGIAYGQGYHLGRPVPVEEAFGPA
- a CDS encoding HelD family protein, whose translation is MSTENAPQTPAEQEEHARLAEVMARLQRALEATDRRLRAYAEEVREQKEYLWEARADMDHVEKISTRQSIEQSVMTGETILDRQKRLKKLQRAPYFGRLDFAADGATGTDPIYIGIHHFYDDNSGENVVYDWRAPIASLFYDYETGPARYESPDGVVDGEVQLKRQFRIRHGKMELMIDSNLHVVDEVLQEELARSSDDSMRNIVATIQRDQNAIIRNETAPALIIQGVAGSGKTSIALHRIAFLLYRFKETLSSTDILIISPNRVFADYIANVLPELGEEQVNEIGMETLADELLESRYRFQTFFEQTAELLENDDEAMKERLRYKASPEFLKKLGEYAAHVEENRFVAEDLWIARRLIPGWLLEEIFRKHRNMGMSERIAQVVRETEQKFGIQYNYDLMPEDRRALREAVKGMIRQSTLRETYKQFFTWLGRPELFKTAKRGKLEYADVFPLIYLKMRLEGIRSPYRYVKHLLIDEMQDYTPVQYAVIARLFRCNKTILGDANQSVNPYSASDAEQIQQAFMQASRVSLTKSYRSSYEITQFAQQIAPNPELEAIERHGEPPRVVRCRTRKAELAHIEEQAMDFQASGHNTLGIICKTQRQAKRTHDRLSETLEGIRLLTEQSSGFAPGIIVCTAHMAKGLEFDRVIIPEVSEKNYRTDMERNLLYVACTRAMHRLTVTHTGAPAAFLPAADEVAVTVSL
- a CDS encoding ATP-binding protein, giving the protein MIFSDELSKTQDATARLFEELYDPAFLIDVDHGCFAGANAAACRYLGYSSDDFQRLTPADIHPHEIPRLQAFLAQVRREGRWVADDLSCRAQGGSLLPAQVRASCIRIDNREYILAIVRDRQEEQLAELGRSIRKVTHDLRNTMVASQLMGDRLARHPDPLVQRSAEMIRRSVRRSVRMCEAMLEVGNARERAPQLERFTLDDVVEEARAAIGPEEVARASLQAPGADAVVLDADFDQIFRILLNLVRNAVAAGARQIQVQGGQHADTVWVEVADDGPGVPDTVRDELFVEKRTAPRSGGAGLGLAIAWELARNHGGALTLKESGPEGAVFRLTLPRSASPEAVLDRLRQSEG